One region of Camelus bactrianus isolate YW-2024 breed Bactrian camel chromosome 22, ASM4877302v1, whole genome shotgun sequence genomic DNA includes:
- the ADAMTS10 gene encoding A disintegrin and metalloproteinase with thrombospondin motifs 10 isoform X4, whose product MPSYYLTVSWSSDPTFVLLLPPHPRGAETFGWGAGEGVGMSAKPASLQSPFTPPNPIRSGATSVSASPSDRGRRAWTGPGARGLRGATAAGRAAAACPPPAVTATAPGRRSGASTAWARDGGTAPATPTTVPQAPRTSGKCSALNLTAFPSVGNSTRGRRTEEACSLTCLAEGFNFYTERAAAVVDGTPCRPDTVDICVSGECKHVGCDRVLGSDLREDKCRVCGGDGSACETIEGVFSSALLGAGYEEVVWIPKGSVHIFIQDLNLSVSHVALKGDQESLLLEGLPGTPQPHRLPLAGTTFQLRQGPDQTQSLEALGPINTSLIIMVLARTELPALRYRFNAPIARDALPPYSWHYVPWTKCSAQCAGGSQVQAVECRNQLDSSAVAPHHCSAHSKLPKRQRACNTEPCPPDWVVGNWSRCSRSCDAGVRSRSVVCQRRVSAAEEKALDDSACPQPRPPVLEACHGPACPPEWAALDWSECTPSCGPGLRHRVVLCKSADHRATLPPAHCPPAAKPPATMRCNLRRCPPARWVAGEWGECSAQCGFGQQQRPVRCSSHTGQPSRECAEALRPPATQQCEAKCDSAPPGDGLEECKDVNKVAYCPLVLKFQFCSRAYFRQMCCKTCQGR is encoded by the exons ATGCCCTCGTATTACCTGACTGTATCCTGGTCTTCAGACCCCACCTTTGTCCTCCTCCTTCCACCTCACCCCAGGGGGGCTGAGACCTtcggctggggggctggggagggggtaggAATGAGCGCCAAGCCCGCGAGTTTGCAGAGCCCATTCACCCCTCCCAACCCCATCCGCAGTGGTGCTACAAGCGTGTCTGCGTCCCCTTCGGATCGCGGCCGGAGGGCGTGGACGGGGCCTGGGGCCCGTGGACTCCGTGGGGCGACTGCAGCCGGACGTGCGGCGGCGGCGTGTCCTCCTCCAGCCGTCACTGCGACAGCCCCAG GCCGACGATCGGGGGCAAGTACTGCCTGGGCGAGAGACGGCGGCACCGCTCCTGCAACACCGAC gaCTGTCCCCCAGGCTCCCAGGACTTCAGGGAAATGCAGTGCTCTGAATTTGACAGCGTTCCCTTCCGTGGGAAATTCTACACGTGGAAGACGTACCGAGGAG GCCTGCTCGCTCACGTGCCTAGCCGAAGGCTTCAACTTCTACACGGAGAGGGCGGCGGCTGTGGTAGACGGAACGCCCTGCCGCCCAGACACAGTGGACATTTGTGTCAGCGGCGAGTGCAAG CACGTGGGCTGTGACCGCGTCCTGGGCTCTGATCTCCGGGAGGACAAGTGCCGAGTGTGCGGGGGTGACGGCAGCGCCTGTGAAACCATCGAGGGGGTCTTCAGCTCAGCCTTGCTTGGGGCTG GATACGAGGAAGTCGTCTGGATCCCCAAAGGCTCTGTCCACATTTTCATCCAGGACCTGAACCTCTCCGTCAGTCACGTGG CCCTGAAGGGGGACCAGGAGTCCTTGCTGCTGGAGGGGCTGCCTGGGACCCCCCAGCCCCACCGCCTGCCTCTGGCTGGGACCACCTTTCAGCTGCGACAAGGGCCAGATCAGACACAGAGCCTCGAAGCCCTGGGACCCATTAACACATCTCTCATCATCATG GTGTTGGCCCGAACAGAGTTGCCTGCCCTCCGCTACCGTTTCAACGCGCCCATTGCCCGAGATGCCCTGCCCCCCTACTCCTGGCACTACGTGCCCTGGACGAAGTGCTCAGCCCAGTGTGCTGGCG gcagccagGTGCAGGCCGTGGAGTGCCGCAATCAGCTGGACAGCTCAGCCGTGGCCCCCCACCACTGCAGTGCCCACAGCAAGCTGCCCAAGAGGCAACGCGCCTGCAACACGGAGCCTTGCCCACCAGA ctggGTTGTAGGGAACTGGTCGCGCTGCAGCCGCAGCTGTGATGCGGGCGTGCGCAGTCGCTCTGTCGTGTGCCAGCGCCGCGTGTCGGCCGCCGAGGAGAAGGCGCTGGACGACAGCGCGTGTCCGCAGCCGCGCCCGCCGGTGCTGGAGGCCTGCCACGGCCCCGCCTGCCCGCCGGAGTGGGCCGCCCTCGACTGGTCGGAG TGCACCCCCAGCTGCGGCCCAGGCCTCCGCCACCGTGTTGTCCTTTGTAAGAGCGCAGACCACCGCGCCACGCTGCCCCCCGCGCACTGCCCGCCCGCAGCCAAGCCGCCGGCCACCATGCGCTGCAACCTGCGCCGCTGCCCACCGGCCCGCTGGGTGGCTGGCGAGTGGGGCGAG TGCTCTGCTCAGTGCGGCTTTGGGCAGCAACAGCGCCCCGTGCGCTGCTCCAGCCACACGGGCCAGCCATCACGCGAGTGCGCCGAGGCTCTGCGGCCACCCGCCACGCAGCAGTGCGAGGCCAAGTGCGACAGCGCGCCTCCTGGGGACGGCCTGGAAG